GGTCATCAGGCCCTTGCGGGTGACCTGTCGCATAGCTGAATTCCCTGCCTTAGTCCTTGGCTTGGACCCTCCGGAAAGCGCACGCATCCGTCCCGTGCGTGCGCCGAAAGCCGGTCGGCCCCGGAGCGCATGGCGCACGCTCCGGGGCCGACGGGCTCAGACCCTCATGGGGTGAGGCACAACGTCACTTGTTGATGCAGGTGTTGCCGAAGGCGGGGTTCAGCAGCCCGATCACGGAGACCGTGTTGCCGCAGACGTTCACCGGGACGTGAACAGGCACCTGGATGACGTTGCCGGAGATGACGCCCGGGGAGTGCACAGCGGCACCCTGGGCACCCGAGTCGGCGACAGCCAGGCCCGCACCCGCGAGAACCAGACCACCAGTGGCAGCCGCAGCAGCGACGACCTTCTTGATCATTATTCCTCCTTGTAGGCAAATGCGATCCCCAAGTAGCGGATCACATCACCTGTAACGAGGAAGAAGTACTTGAGCTACGAGCTTATGGTCCCATTCACCCGTCCCGGGCGATCTCCGCACGTACGGGCGATTGCGGGCGTCAACGCGTCATGACGCCTCGATGAAGCGGTCGAGTACGCGGACGCCGAACTTCAGCGCATCCACCGGCACCCGCTCGTCGACCCCGTGGAACATGCCCGCGAAGTCCAGCTCCGGCGGCAGCTTGAGCGGGGCGAAGCCGAAGCAGCGGATGCCGAGGTCGGCGAAGGACTTGGCGTCGGTGCCG
This portion of the Streptomyces mirabilis genome encodes:
- the chpH gene encoding chaplin ChpH, which encodes MIKKVVAAAAATGGLVLAGAGLAVADSGAQGAAVHSPGVISGNVIQVPVHVPVNVCGNTVSVIGLLNPAFGNTCINK